In Kitasatospora sp. NA04385, a single genomic region encodes these proteins:
- a CDS encoding P-II family nitrogen regulator, producing MKLITAVIKPHRLDEVKDALQAFGVHGLTVTEASGYGRQRGHTEVYRGAEYTVDLVPKVRIEILVDDEDAEQLIDVVVKAARTGKIGDGKVWSIPVETAVRVRTGERGPDAL from the coding sequence ATGAAGCTCATCACCGCCGTCATCAAGCCGCACCGCCTGGACGAGGTCAAGGACGCCCTGCAGGCGTTCGGGGTGCACGGCCTGACCGTCACCGAGGCCAGCGGCTACGGCCGGCAGCGCGGCCACACCGAGGTCTACCGCGGCGCCGAGTACACCGTCGACCTGGTGCCGAAGGTCCGGATCGAGATACTGGTCGACGACGAGGACGCCGAGCAGCTGATCGACGTGGTCGTCAAGGCGGCCCGCACCGGGAAGATCGGCGACGGCAAGGTCTGGTCGATCCCGGTCGAGACCGCCGTCCGGGTCCGCACCGGCGAACGCGGCCCCGACGCCCTCTGA
- the rpsP gene encoding 30S ribosomal protein S16, giving the protein MAVKIKLKRLGKIRAPHYRIVVADSRTKRDGRAIEEIGIYQPTYNPSKIEVDGERAQYWLSVGAQPTEPVLAILKLTGDWQKFKGLPAPEPLKVAEPKVEDFSHLFAKAVAGFEDATTGVAITPKAKKSDKADEAEAASTEA; this is encoded by the coding sequence GTGGCTGTCAAGATCAAGCTGAAGCGTCTGGGCAAGATCCGCGCCCCGCACTACCGCATCGTCGTCGCCGACTCGCGCACCAAGCGTGACGGCCGCGCGATCGAGGAGATCGGCATCTACCAGCCGACCTACAACCCCTCGAAGATCGAGGTCGACGGCGAGCGCGCCCAGTACTGGCTGTCCGTCGGCGCCCAGCCGACCGAGCCGGTGCTCGCCATCCTCAAGCTGACCGGCGACTGGCAGAAGTTCAAGGGCCTGCCGGCTCCGGAGCCGCTGAAGGTGGCCGAGCCCAAGGTCGAGGACTTCTCGCACCTGTTCGCCAAGGCCGTCGCCGGCTTCGAGGACGCCACCACCGGTGTCGCCATCACCCCGAAGGCCAAGAAGTCGGACAAGGCTGACGAGGCCGAGGCCGCTTCCACCGAGGCCTGA
- a CDS encoding SAM-dependent methyltransferase, whose product MASAQVTGSTVDRVRTDGPAGRGGRARDWAEIQERMLVPLYQDVYRRLEVGSATSLLGVGCRSGLALLLAAERGAQVAGVEADGGLRELAAARGLQVAPGGRAEDVARSAHPVPRPAHSLVTVFEQPPVPALVARAAARALPGGQVVVASWGPAERCESAAVLEVARRHAPLGTPDPFAAAGPGALETLLVAAGTHPSGGGRVACPFAYAGLDSAVRGLLSTGLFDRAEEAAGAALVAKELQEALHPFLRPDGSVRMANEFRWSVGTKPRA is encoded by the coding sequence ATGGCTTCAGCGCAGGTGACCGGCAGCACCGTGGACCGGGTCCGGACGGACGGGCCGGCCGGGCGCGGCGGTCGGGCGCGGGACTGGGCGGAGATCCAGGAGCGCATGCTCGTCCCCCTCTACCAGGACGTTTACCGGCGGCTGGAGGTCGGCTCGGCCACCAGCCTGCTGGGCGTGGGCTGCCGGTCCGGGCTGGCGCTGCTGCTCGCCGCCGAGCGCGGCGCGCAGGTCGCGGGGGTGGAGGCGGACGGCGGTCTGCGGGAGCTCGCGGCGGCCCGCGGGCTCCAGGTGGCGCCCGGCGGCCGGGCGGAGGACGTCGCCCGTTCGGCGCACCCCGTCCCCCGCCCGGCGCACTCCCTGGTGACGGTTTTCGAGCAGCCGCCGGTGCCCGCGCTGGTCGCCCGGGCGGCTGCCCGCGCGCTGCCCGGCGGGCAGGTGGTGGTGGCCTCCTGGGGTCCGGCGGAGCGCTGCGAGAGCGCCGCCGTGCTGGAGGTCGCGCGCCGGCACGCCCCGCTCGGCACGCCGGACCCGTTCGCGGCGGCCGGCCCGGGCGCGCTGGAGACGCTGCTCGTCGCGGCCGGGACGCACCCGTCCGGGGGCGGCCGGGTGGCCTGCCCGTTCGCCTACGCGGGCCTGGACTCGGCGGTCCGCGGCCTGCTGTCGACCGGCCTGTTCGACCGGGCCGAGGAGGCCGCGGGTGCGGCACTGGTGGCGAAGGAGCTCCAGGAGGCGCTGCACCCCTTCCTGCGCCCGGACGGCTCGGTGCGGATGGCGAACGAGTTCCGCTGGTCGGTGGGGACCAAACCCCGCGCCTGA
- a CDS encoding GNAT family N-acetyltransferase, with protein MRVTIRAPRPDDVVPYAEAVRRSAAHIGRWNPVEPDGMPDLLSRQGAGLRTFMVVDTGTGGLVGKCNVANIVMARFCNGVLGYDSYQPFVGTGRMTEGMRLVVERCFTPPERGGLGLHRLEINVQPDNGRSIALARRLGFRHEGFTPRMLFLQDAWRDHERFALTAEEWPTPVR; from the coding sequence ATGCGCGTGACGATCCGAGCCCCCCGCCCCGATGACGTCGTCCCCTACGCCGAGGCGGTGCGGCGCTCCGCCGCGCACATCGGGCGGTGGAACCCGGTCGAGCCGGACGGCATGCCGGACCTGCTGAGCCGTCAGGGCGCCGGACTGCGGACGTTCATGGTCGTCGACACCGGGACCGGCGGCCTGGTCGGCAAGTGCAACGTGGCGAACATCGTGATGGCGCGGTTCTGCAACGGCGTGCTGGGCTACGACTCGTACCAGCCGTTCGTCGGGACGGGCCGGATGACGGAGGGCATGCGGCTGGTGGTGGAGCGCTGCTTCACGCCGCCCGAGCGGGGCGGGCTGGGGCTGCACCGGCTGGAGATCAACGTGCAGCCGGACAACGGGCGTTCGATCGCGCTGGCCCGCCGGCTGGGCTTCCGGCACGAGGGCTTCACGCCGCGGATGCTGTTCCTGCAGGACGCCTGGCGCGACCACGAGCGGTTCGCGCTGACGGCCGAGGAGTGGCCGACGCCGGTGCGCTGA
- the ftsH gene encoding ATP-dependent zinc metalloprotease FtsH, with protein sequence MSNPVPPRQTPDQPWRSEGAPPPPPPKKRMPGGWTGLVLTALVVFLLSDALLSFFGNGGSTTISYTEFSKQLNSGNVTKIYSKGDAIEGTLKEGQPKPDGEKGDYKEFTTQRPAFATDNIWGTLQSQNVEVTARPVVQQRSFLANLLISLAPMLLLIGVWVLIARRMAGGIGGGALGRKAPPKPVDTTQGKRTTFRDVAGIDEVEAELSEVVDFLKNPQAYRRLGAKMPRGVLLSGPPGTGKTLLARAVAGEADVPFFSASASEFIEMIVGVGAGRVRELFAEARKVAPAIVFIDEIDTIGRQRGGGGGMGGHDEREQTLNQILTEMDGFSGAEGVIVIAATNRAEVLDPALLRPGRFDRRITVSPPDRTGREQILRIHTRQVPLAKGTDLGAVARTTPGMTGADLANLVNEAALIAVKRQQDAVDQANLSEALEKVQLGAVRPLVMPRQERERTAFHESGHALLGMLQPGADPVRKITIVPRGRALGVTLSTPDTDRYSYTEPYLRGRIIGALGGMAAEQVVYGVVTTGAESDLEQLTTIARSMAGRWGMSERVGRVTAIPDDSQSPYGLAAAPTTLDAVDEEARRIVGECWEEAVALLNRHRDRLDALAAALLEAETLDEAAAYAAAGLDRSS encoded by the coding sequence GTGAGCAACCCCGTGCCGCCGCGCCAGACCCCCGACCAGCCCTGGCGCTCCGAGGGCGCCCCGCCCCCGCCGCCGCCGAAGAAGCGGATGCCGGGCGGCTGGACGGGCCTGGTCCTCACCGCGCTGGTGGTGTTCCTGCTGTCGGACGCCCTGCTGAGCTTCTTCGGCAACGGCGGCTCGACCACGATCTCGTACACCGAGTTCAGCAAGCAGCTGAACAGCGGGAACGTCACCAAGATCTACTCCAAGGGCGACGCCATCGAGGGCACGCTCAAGGAGGGGCAGCCCAAGCCGGACGGGGAGAAGGGCGACTACAAGGAGTTCACCACCCAGCGCCCGGCGTTCGCCACCGACAACATCTGGGGCACCCTGCAGTCCCAGAACGTCGAGGTGACGGCCCGCCCGGTGGTGCAGCAGCGCAGCTTCCTGGCGAACCTGCTGATCTCGCTGGCGCCGATGCTGCTGCTGATCGGGGTCTGGGTGCTGATCGCCCGCCGGATGGCCGGCGGGATCGGCGGCGGCGCGCTCGGCCGCAAGGCCCCGCCGAAGCCGGTGGACACCACCCAGGGCAAGCGCACCACCTTCCGGGACGTGGCCGGCATCGACGAGGTCGAGGCCGAACTCAGCGAGGTGGTCGACTTCCTGAAGAACCCGCAGGCCTACCGCCGGCTCGGCGCGAAGATGCCGCGCGGCGTCCTGCTGTCCGGCCCGCCCGGCACCGGCAAGACGCTGCTGGCCCGCGCCGTCGCGGGCGAGGCCGACGTGCCGTTCTTCTCCGCCTCGGCCTCCGAGTTCATCGAGATGATCGTCGGCGTCGGCGCCGGCCGGGTCCGCGAGCTGTTCGCCGAGGCCCGCAAGGTCGCCCCCGCGATCGTGTTCATCGACGAGATCGACACCATCGGCCGCCAGCGCGGCGGCGGGGGCGGCATGGGCGGCCACGACGAGCGCGAGCAGACCCTCAACCAGATCCTCACCGAGATGGACGGGTTCTCCGGCGCCGAGGGCGTGATCGTGATCGCCGCGACCAACCGGGCCGAGGTCCTCGACCCGGCGCTGCTGCGCCCCGGCCGGTTCGACCGCCGGATCACCGTCAGCCCGCCCGACCGCACCGGCCGCGAGCAGATCCTGCGGATCCACACCCGCCAGGTGCCGCTGGCGAAGGGCACCGACCTGGGCGCCGTCGCCCGCACCACGCCCGGCATGACCGGCGCCGACCTGGCCAACCTGGTCAACGAGGCCGCGCTGATCGCCGTCAAGCGCCAGCAGGACGCCGTCGACCAGGCGAACCTCTCCGAGGCCCTGGAGAAGGTCCAGCTCGGCGCCGTCCGCCCGCTGGTGATGCCCCGGCAGGAACGCGAGCGGACCGCCTTCCACGAGTCCGGGCACGCCCTGCTCGGCATGCTGCAGCCCGGCGCCGACCCGGTCCGCAAGATCACCATCGTGCCGCGCGGCCGCGCCCTCGGCGTCACCCTCTCCACCCCCGACACCGACCGCTACTCCTACACCGAGCCCTACCTGCGCGGCCGGATCATCGGCGCGCTCGGCGGGATGGCCGCCGAGCAGGTGGTCTACGGGGTGGTCACCACCGGCGCCGAGAGCGACCTCGAACAGCTCACCACCATCGCCCGCTCGATGGCCGGCCGCTGGGGCATGAGCGAGCGGGTCGGCCGGGTCACCGCGATCCCCGACGACAGCCAGTCCCCGTACGGGCTGGCCGCCGCCCCGACCACGCTGGACGCGGTCGACGAGGAGGCCCGCCGGATCGTCGGCGAGTGCTGGGAGGAGGCCGTCGCGCTGCTGAACCGGCACCGAGACCGGCTCGACGCGCTGGCCGCCGCCCTGCTGGAGGCCGAGACCCTGGACGAGGCCGCCGCGTACGCCGCCGCCGGGCTCGACCGGTCCTCCTGA
- the rimM gene encoding ribosome maturation factor RimM (Essential for efficient processing of 16S rRNA), with amino-acid sequence MQLVVGRIGRAHGIRGDVSVEVRTDEPELRLGPGAVLLTDPAATGPLTVETGRVHSGRLLLRFAGVKDRTAAEALRGTLLIAEVDPDETPDDPDEYYDHQLIGLDVVLADGTPVGELTEVVHLPYQDLLTVERPDGTEVLIPFVEQIVPTIDLDEQRVVITPPPGLIDPVDADADAGAGAGAGAGADSDSDSDLDSDSDGNSGSDSDSGGKGGGA; translated from the coding sequence GTGCAGCTCGTCGTCGGCAGGATCGGCCGTGCCCACGGCATCCGGGGGGACGTCAGCGTCGAAGTCCGCACCGACGAGCCGGAACTGCGGCTCGGGCCCGGCGCGGTCCTCCTCACCGACCCCGCCGCCACCGGACCGCTGACCGTCGAGACCGGCCGGGTGCACAGCGGGCGCCTGCTGCTGCGCTTCGCCGGCGTCAAGGACCGCACCGCCGCCGAGGCCCTGCGCGGCACCCTGCTGATCGCCGAGGTCGACCCGGACGAGACCCCCGACGACCCGGACGAGTACTACGACCACCAGCTCATCGGCCTGGACGTGGTGCTGGCCGACGGCACCCCGGTCGGCGAGCTCACCGAGGTGGTCCACCTCCCGTACCAGGACCTGCTCACGGTCGAACGCCCCGACGGCACCGAGGTGCTGATCCCGTTCGTCGAGCAGATCGTCCCCACCATCGACCTGGACGAGCAGCGCGTCGTCATCACCCCGCCGCCCGGCCTGATCGACCCGGTCGACGCGGACGCTGATGCCGGTGCCGGTGCCGGTGCCGGTGCCGGTGCGGACTCGGACTCGGACTCCGACCTGGACTCGGACTCGGACGGGAACTCGGGCTCGGACTCGGACTCGGGCGGGAAGGGTGGCGGCGCGTGA
- the proS gene encoding proline--tRNA ligase translates to MAKAPVLTPQAEDFPRWYQDLINKAELADNGPVRGTMVIRPYGYGLWERMQQEMDARIKKAGAQNAYFPMFIPQSYLTKEAEHVEGFAPELAVVTHGGGKELEEPVVVRPTSETIINEYFSKWVQSHRDLPLLINQWANVVRWELRPRVFLRTTEFLWQEGHTAHATYEDARAYASRIHTDVYGDFMTNVLGIDVVLGRKTAKERFAGAINTLTLEGMMGDGKALQMGTSHELGQNFAKAFNTTYQLQGAEREYVWQTSWGVSTRMVGGLIMSHGDDNGLRVPPRLAAVQAVVLAIKGDDAVLAKVREIGARLEAAGVRVVVDDRTDTPFGRRAVDWELKGVPLRIEVGPRDLEAGTAMLVRRIAGGKEPVAVDSLAAIVPGILEEDQAQLLRESRERRESRTVDVKDIDEAVEAAATGWGRISWADLGPEGEAKLAEQGVSVRCLIAADGTVPAADDQPGNLALVARAY, encoded by the coding sequence ATGGCTAAGGCACCCGTTCTCACCCCCCAGGCGGAAGACTTCCCCCGCTGGTACCAGGACCTCATCAACAAGGCCGAGCTGGCCGACAACGGTCCGGTGCGCGGCACCATGGTCATCCGACCGTACGGCTACGGCCTGTGGGAGCGGATGCAGCAGGAGATGGACGCGCGGATCAAGAAGGCCGGCGCGCAGAACGCCTACTTCCCGATGTTCATCCCGCAGTCCTACCTGACCAAGGAGGCCGAGCACGTCGAGGGCTTCGCCCCCGAGCTCGCGGTGGTCACCCACGGCGGCGGCAAGGAGCTGGAGGAGCCGGTCGTCGTCCGGCCCACCTCCGAGACCATCATCAACGAGTACTTCTCCAAGTGGGTGCAGAGCCACCGCGACCTGCCGCTGCTGATCAACCAGTGGGCCAACGTGGTCCGCTGGGAGCTGCGCCCGCGCGTCTTCCTGCGCACCACCGAGTTCCTCTGGCAGGAGGGCCACACCGCCCACGCCACCTACGAGGACGCCCGCGCGTACGCCTCGCGGATCCACACCGACGTCTACGGCGACTTCATGACCAACGTCCTGGGCATCGACGTGGTCCTCGGCCGCAAGACCGCCAAGGAGCGCTTCGCCGGCGCCATCAACACCCTCACCCTCGAAGGCATGATGGGCGACGGCAAGGCGCTGCAGATGGGCACCAGCCACGAGCTGGGCCAGAACTTCGCCAAGGCCTTCAACACCACCTACCAGCTGCAGGGCGCCGAGCGCGAGTACGTCTGGCAGACCTCCTGGGGCGTCTCCACCCGCATGGTCGGCGGCCTGATCATGTCGCACGGCGACGACAACGGCCTGCGGGTGCCGCCGCGGCTGGCCGCCGTCCAGGCCGTGGTGCTCGCCATCAAGGGCGACGACGCGGTGCTGGCGAAGGTCCGCGAGATCGGCGCCCGGCTGGAGGCCGCGGGCGTCCGGGTGGTCGTCGACGACCGCACCGACACCCCGTTCGGCCGCCGCGCCGTGGACTGGGAGCTCAAGGGCGTCCCGCTGCGCATCGAGGTCGGCCCGCGCGACCTGGAGGCCGGCACCGCGATGCTGGTCCGCCGGATCGCCGGCGGCAAGGAGCCGGTCGCGGTCGACTCCCTGGCCGCGATCGTCCCTGGCATCCTGGAGGAGGACCAGGCGCAGCTGCTGCGCGAGTCCCGCGAGCGCCGCGAGTCCCGCACCGTGGACGTCAAGGACATCGACGAGGCCGTCGAGGCCGCGGCCACCGGCTGGGGCCGGATCTCCTGGGCCGACCTCGGCCCCGAGGGCGAGGCCAAGCTGGCCGAGCAGGGCGTCTCGGTGCGCTGCCTGATCGCCGCGGACGGCACCGTTCCGGCCGCCGACGACCAGCCCGGCAACCTCGCCCTGGTCGCCCGCGCGTACTGA
- a CDS encoding ammonium transporter yields MPDGFSAGDTAFVFICAALVMLMTPGLAFFYGGMVRVKSTLNMLVMSFISLAIVTVLWVLYGYSLAFGPDAGAGLIGNLDFLGMRGIDLNALTGTIPVTGFAAFQLMFAIITPALISGAIADRAKFAAWSLFVALWVTVVYFPVAHWVFFFDGGNGGWLGDRNGVIDFAGGTAVHINAGAAGLALALVLGKRIGFKKDPMRPHNLPLVMLGSGLLWFGWFGFNAGSALAANGVAGMAFVNTQVATAAAVLGWLAYEKIKHGAFTTLGAASGAVAGLVAITPACGSVSPLGSIAIGLIAGALCAAAISLKYKFGFDDSLDVVGVHLVGGVIGSLLIGFFATGHVGQTASGLFYGGGLGQLGKQALGVVAVLVYSFVLSWLLGQAIQKTIGFRVSEDVEVSGIDQAEHAESAYDFTAVGASLARTVAAPVAVPAEKTEVDAR; encoded by the coding sequence ATGCCGGACGGCTTCAGCGCGGGCGATACCGCCTTTGTGTTCATCTGTGCGGCCCTGGTCATGTTGATGACCCCGGGCCTGGCCTTCTTCTACGGAGGCATGGTCAGGGTCAAGAGCACCCTCAACATGCTGGTGATGAGCTTCATCTCACTGGCCATCGTCACCGTGCTCTGGGTCCTGTACGGCTACTCGCTGGCCTTCGGGCCGGACGCGGGGGCGGGCCTGATCGGCAACCTCGACTTCCTGGGCATGCGCGGCATCGACCTGAACGCGCTGACCGGAACGATCCCGGTGACCGGCTTCGCCGCCTTCCAGCTGATGTTCGCGATCATCACTCCGGCGCTGATCAGCGGCGCGATCGCGGACCGGGCGAAGTTCGCGGCCTGGAGCCTGTTCGTGGCGCTCTGGGTGACCGTCGTGTACTTCCCGGTCGCGCACTGGGTGTTCTTCTTCGACGGCGGCAACGGCGGCTGGCTCGGTGACCGCAACGGCGTGATCGACTTCGCCGGCGGCACCGCGGTGCACATCAACGCCGGTGCGGCGGGCCTGGCCCTGGCGCTGGTGCTGGGCAAGCGGATCGGCTTCAAGAAGGACCCGATGCGCCCGCACAACCTGCCGCTGGTGATGCTCGGCTCCGGCCTGCTGTGGTTCGGCTGGTTCGGCTTCAACGCCGGCTCGGCGCTGGCCGCCAACGGCGTGGCGGGCATGGCCTTCGTGAACACCCAGGTCGCCACCGCCGCCGCCGTCCTCGGCTGGCTGGCCTACGAGAAGATCAAGCACGGCGCGTTCACCACCCTCGGCGCCGCCTCCGGCGCGGTGGCCGGCCTGGTCGCCATCACCCCGGCCTGCGGCTCGGTCTCCCCGCTCGGCTCGATCGCGATCGGCCTGATCGCCGGCGCGCTGTGCGCCGCGGCGATCAGCCTGAAGTACAAGTTCGGCTTCGACGACTCGCTCGACGTGGTCGGCGTCCACCTGGTCGGCGGCGTCATCGGCTCGCTGCTGATCGGCTTCTTCGCCACCGGCCACGTCGGCCAGACCGCGTCCGGCCTGTTCTACGGCGGCGGCCTGGGCCAGCTCGGCAAGCAGGCGCTCGGCGTGGTCGCCGTCCTGGTGTACTCCTTCGTGCTCTCCTGGCTGCTGGGCCAGGCGATCCAGAAGACCATCGGCTTCCGGGTCTCCGAGGACGTCGAGGTGTCCGGCATCGACCAGGCCGAGCACGCCGAGTCCGCCTACGACTTCACCGCCGTCGGCGCCAGCCTCGCCCGCACCGTGGCCGCCCCGGTGGCCGTCCCTGCCGAGAAGACCGAGGTCGACGCCCGATGA
- the ffh gene encoding signal recognition particle protein, translated as MFDTLSDRLAATFKNLRGKGRLSEADIDATAREIRIALLEADVALPVVRAFIKQVKDRALGSEVSGALNPAQQIIKIVNEELVSILGGETRRLRFAKTGPTVIMLAGLQGAGKTTLAGKLGHWLKSQKHTPLLVACDLQRPNAVTQLGVVAERAGVAFYGPQPGNGVGDPVQVARDSIEYAKQKQYDVVIVDTAGRLGIDAELMQQAADIRAAVDPDEVLFVVDAMVGQDAVTTAQAFLEGVDFTGVVLSKLDGDARGGAALSVAHVTGRQIMFASNGEKVDDFDAFHPDRMASRILGMGDVLSLIEKAEQTFSQAEAEKMAAKLQGGGKDFTLDDFLSQLEQVQKMGSISKLLGMLPGMGQIREQINNLDDKDVNRVGAIIKSMTPAERSDPKLINGSRRLRIAKGSGVQVGEVSSLVERFFEARKMMSAMASGKGIPGMPGIPGMGGGGKRSAKKAPVAKGKRKSGNPLKRAQEEAAAAERKALGPGQGTQPGGAFGLQPGKGPADFDLPKEFKDLL; from the coding sequence GTGTTCGACACTCTCTCCGACCGCCTCGCAGCGACGTTCAAGAACCTCCGGGGCAAGGGCCGTCTCAGCGAGGCGGACATCGACGCCACCGCGCGCGAGATCCGGATCGCCCTGCTGGAGGCGGACGTCGCGCTCCCCGTGGTCCGCGCCTTCATCAAGCAGGTCAAGGACCGTGCCCTCGGTTCCGAGGTCTCCGGCGCGCTGAACCCGGCCCAGCAGATCATCAAGATCGTCAACGAGGAGCTGGTCAGCATCCTCGGTGGCGAGACCCGCCGCCTGCGCTTCGCCAAGACCGGCCCGACCGTGATCATGCTGGCCGGCCTCCAGGGCGCGGGCAAGACCACGCTGGCCGGAAAGCTCGGCCACTGGCTCAAGTCCCAGAAGCACACCCCGCTGCTGGTCGCCTGCGACCTCCAGCGCCCCAACGCCGTCACCCAGCTCGGCGTCGTCGCGGAGCGGGCCGGCGTCGCCTTCTACGGCCCGCAGCCCGGCAACGGCGTCGGTGACCCGGTGCAGGTCGCCCGCGACTCCATCGAGTACGCCAAGCAGAAGCAGTACGACGTCGTCATCGTCGACACCGCCGGCCGCCTCGGCATCGACGCCGAACTGATGCAGCAGGCCGCCGACATCCGCGCCGCGGTCGACCCGGACGAGGTCCTGTTCGTGGTCGACGCCATGGTCGGCCAGGACGCGGTCACCACCGCCCAGGCCTTCCTCGAAGGCGTCGACTTCACCGGCGTGGTGCTCTCCAAGCTCGACGGCGACGCCCGCGGCGGCGCCGCGCTCTCGGTCGCCCACGTGACCGGCCGCCAGATCATGTTCGCCTCCAACGGCGAGAAGGTCGACGACTTCGACGCCTTCCACCCCGACCGGATGGCCTCGCGCATCCTCGGCATGGGCGACGTCCTCTCGCTGATCGAGAAGGCCGAGCAGACCTTCTCCCAGGCCGAGGCCGAGAAGATGGCCGCCAAGCTCCAGGGCGGCGGCAAGGACTTCACGCTCGACGACTTCCTGTCGCAGCTGGAGCAGGTCCAGAAGATGGGCTCGATCTCCAAGCTGCTCGGCATGCTCCCCGGCATGGGCCAGATCCGGGAGCAGATCAACAACCTGGACGACAAGGACGTCAACCGGGTCGGCGCGATCATCAAGTCGATGACCCCGGCCGAGCGGTCCGACCCCAAGCTCATCAACGGCTCGCGCCGCCTGCGCATCGCCAAGGGCTCCGGCGTCCAGGTCGGCGAGGTCTCCAGCCTGGTCGAGCGGTTCTTCGAGGCCCGCAAGATGATGTCCGCGATGGCCTCCGGCAAGGGCATCCCCGGCATGCCGGGCATCCCCGGGATGGGCGGCGGCGGCAAGCGCTCCGCCAAGAAGGCCCCGGTCGCCAAGGGCAAGCGCAAGAGCGGCAACCCGCTCAAGCGGGCGCAGGAGGAGGCGGCCGCCGCCGAGCGCAAGGCGCTCGGCCCCGGCCAGGGCACCCAGCCGGGCGGCGCGTTCGGCCTCCAGCCGGGCAAGGGCCCGGCCGACTTCGACCTCCCCAAGGAGTTCAAGGACCTGCTGTAG
- a CDS encoding RNA-binding protein produces MIEEALDHLVKGIVEHPDEVQVRSRNLRRGHTIEVRVHPDDLGKVIGRGGRTARALRTVVGALGGRNVRVDLVDVDSLR; encoded by the coding sequence ATGATCGAGGAAGCCCTCGACCACCTGGTGAAGGGCATCGTCGAGCACCCCGACGAGGTGCAGGTCCGTTCGCGCAACCTGCGCCGCGGCCACACCATCGAGGTGCGAGTGCACCCTGACGACCTCGGCAAGGTGATCGGCCGGGGCGGCCGCACGGCACGCGCGCTGCGCACCGTGGTCGGCGCCCTGGGCGGACGCAACGTCCGGGTCGACCTGGTCGACGTGGACAGCCTCCGCTGA